Proteins from a single region of Pseudomonas sp. BSw22131:
- the argH gene encoding argininosuccinate lyase has protein sequence MSTDKTNQSWGGRFSEPVDAFVARFTASVTFDQRLYRHDILGSIAHATMLAKVGVLTDAERDTIVDGLKTIQGEIEAGSFDWRVDLEDVHMNIEARLTDRIGITGKKLHTGRSRNDQVATDIRLWLRDEIDLILAEITRLQEGLLGLAEWEAETIMPGFTHLQTAQPVTFGHHMLAWFEMLSRDYERLIDCRKRTNRMPLGSAALAGTTYPIDRELTCQLLGFEAVGGNSLDSVSDRDFAIEFCSAASIAMMHLSRFSEELVLWTSAQFQFIDLPDRFCTGSSIMPQKKNPDVPELVRGKSGRVFGALMGLLTLMKGQPLAYNKDNQEDKEPLFDAADTLRDSLRAFADMIPAIKPKHAIMREAALRGFSTATDLADYLVRRGLPFRDCHEIVGHAVKYGVESGKDLAEMTLEELRRFSDQIEQDVFAVLTLEGSVNARDHIGGTAPNQVKAAVNRGRSLLIHR, from the coding sequence ATGAGCACCGACAAGACCAACCAGTCCTGGGGCGGCCGCTTCAGTGAACCCGTCGACGCCTTCGTCGCGCGCTTCACCGCCTCCGTCACTTTCGATCAGCGCCTCTACCGCCACGACATCCTGGGCTCCATCGCCCACGCCACCATGCTGGCCAAGGTCGGCGTGCTGACCGATGCGGAGCGCGATACCATCGTCGACGGCCTGAAGACCATCCAGGGCGAAATCGAAGCCGGGAGCTTCGACTGGCGCGTGGACCTGGAAGACGTGCACATGAACATCGAAGCGCGCCTGACGGACCGCATCGGCATCACCGGCAAGAAATTGCACACCGGACGCAGCCGTAATGACCAGGTCGCCACTGACATCCGCTTGTGGCTGCGTGACGAAATCGATCTGATCCTCGCCGAAATAACCCGCTTGCAAGAAGGCCTGCTGGGCCTGGCCGAGTGGGAAGCCGAAACCATCATGCCCGGCTTTACTCACCTGCAGACCGCACAGCCGGTGACGTTCGGTCACCACATGCTGGCGTGGTTCGAAATGCTCAGCCGCGATTACGAGCGTTTGATCGATTGCCGCAAGCGCACCAATCGCATGCCGCTGGGCAGCGCTGCGCTGGCGGGCACCACTTACCCGATCGACCGGGAATTGACGTGCCAGCTGCTGGGTTTTGAAGCCGTGGGCGGCAACTCGCTGGACAGCGTGTCCGATCGCGACTTCGCCATTGAATTCTGCTCGGCTGCAAGTATTGCGATGATGCACCTGTCGCGCTTCTCCGAGGAGCTGGTGCTCTGGACCAGCGCGCAATTTCAGTTCATCGACCTGCCTGATCGCTTCTGCACCGGCAGCTCGATCATGCCGCAAAAGAAAAACCCCGACGTTCCCGAGCTGGTACGAGGCAAAAGCGGTCGGGTGTTCGGGGCGCTGATGGGGCTGCTGACGTTGATGAAAGGCCAGCCACTGGCCTACAACAAAGACAACCAGGAAGACAAAGAGCCACTGTTCGATGCGGCCGATACGCTGCGTGACTCACTGCGCGCCTTCGCCGATATGATCCCGGCAATCAAGCCAAAACACGCGATCATGCGTGAAGCTGCGCTGCGCGGGTTCTCTACCGCCACCGATCTGGCTGACTATCTGGTTCGCCGTGGCCTGCCGTTCCGCGACTGCCATGAAATCGTTGGCCACGCCGTGAAATACGGCGTGGAAAGCGGTAAGGATCTGGCAGAAATGACCCTGGAAGAATTGCGCCGTTTCAGCGACCAGATCGAGCAGGACGTGTTCGCCGTCCTGACGCTGGAAGGCTCGGTCAATGCACGTGACCATATCGGTGGCACCGCGCCCAACCAGGTCAAAGCTGCCGTCAATCGGGGCCGGTCGTTGCTCATCCATCGCTGA
- a CDS encoding sensor histidine kinase, which translates to MRKQRTKPGQSAAKEFFLPELCLPQALLVLVVLAELMVLVLVLVEPMQAGFDWVRMALMSLFVQWIVLLSAALLCGLRPWLARLHPGLAGALGCLLVVGVTLACTAVADYCQLSGELPVDRDVERYARYSLIAVIMSALMLRYFYLQSQWRKQQQAELGARIESLQARIRPHFLFNTLNSIASLVTSDPVKAEQAVMDLSDLFRASLGKPGSLTTWREEMELAKRYLSIEQYRLGERLQLDWDVSAIPDDLPIPQLTLQPLLENALIYGIAPRVEGGIVRVEADYERGVFILRVSNPYDEVAGRQTSNGTQQALTNIGARITALFGPHASLSVERRDGRHFTCLRYPCARLTQEARAI; encoded by the coding sequence ATGCGAAAACAGCGAACAAAACCGGGCCAGAGCGCCGCCAAAGAATTCTTCCTGCCCGAACTGTGCCTGCCCCAGGCCTTGCTCGTGCTCGTCGTCCTGGCGGAGTTGATGGTGCTTGTGCTGGTGTTGGTCGAGCCTATGCAAGCAGGCTTCGATTGGGTGCGCATGGCGCTGATGTCGCTGTTCGTGCAATGGATCGTGCTGCTGTCTGCTGCGTTGCTGTGCGGGCTTCGTCCCTGGCTTGCGCGGCTGCACCCGGGCCTCGCCGGCGCGTTGGGATGCCTGTTGGTGGTCGGTGTGACGCTGGCGTGTACGGCGGTGGCTGATTATTGCCAGTTGAGCGGTGAGCTGCCGGTTGATCGCGACGTCGAGCGCTATGCGCGTTATTCATTGATCGCTGTGATCATGTCGGCGCTGATGCTGCGTTACTTCTATCTGCAAAGTCAGTGGCGCAAACAGCAACAGGCGGAGCTGGGCGCGCGAATCGAATCGCTGCAGGCGCGCATCCGTCCGCATTTCCTGTTCAACACCCTCAACAGCATCGCCAGTCTGGTGACGAGCGATCCGGTCAAGGCCGAGCAGGCGGTCATGGATTTATCCGACCTGTTTCGAGCCAGCCTGGGCAAGCCCGGCAGCCTGACCACTTGGCGAGAAGAGATGGAGTTGGCTAAACGTTATTTATCGATTGAGCAATATCGACTTGGCGAGCGTCTACAGTTGGACTGGGACGTCAGTGCAATTCCCGACGACTTGCCGATTCCCCAGCTAACCTTGCAGCCATTACTGGAAAACGCGTTGATCTACGGCATTGCGCCTAGAGTTGAGGGCGGGATCGTCAGAGTCGAAGCTGATTATGAGAGAGGGGTGTTCATATTGCGTGTCAGTAATCCCTACGACGAGGTGGCCGGGCGTCAGACTTCAAATGGTACACAGCAGGCCCTGACAAACATCGGAGCTCGAATCACGGCACTTTTTGGTCCTCACGCCAGTCTGAGCGTGGAGCGCCGTGACGGTCGTCACTTCACCTGTCTACGCTATCCTTGTGCGAGACTCACGCAGGAAGCCAGAGCAATATGA
- a CDS encoding LytR/AlgR family response regulator transcription factor → MNVLIVDDEPLARERLSRMIGELEGYRVLEPSATNGEEALALIDSLKPDVVLLDIRMPGLDGLQVAAKLCERDTPPAVVFCTAHDEFALEAFQVSAVGYLVKPVRPESLLEALRKAERPNRVQLAALTRPAAESGNGPRSHISARTRKGIELIPLDHVIYFIADHKYVTLRHEDGEVLLDEPLKALEDEFGDRFVRIHRNALVARERIERLQRTPLGHFQLFLKGLNGDALIVSRRHVAGVRRMMQQL, encoded by the coding sequence ATGAATGTCCTGATCGTTGATGACGAACCCCTTGCCCGCGAGCGACTAAGTCGCATGATAGGCGAGCTTGAGGGCTATAGGGTCCTGGAACCCAGCGCCACCAATGGCGAAGAAGCGTTGGCTTTGATCGACAGCCTCAAGCCTGACGTGGTGTTACTGGATATCCGCATGCCGGGCCTTGATGGCCTCCAGGTAGCGGCTAAATTATGCGAACGCGATACGCCTCCCGCCGTGGTTTTTTGCACGGCTCATGATGAATTTGCGCTTGAAGCGTTTCAGGTGAGCGCGGTGGGGTATCTGGTCAAGCCAGTGCGTCCCGAGAGCTTGCTTGAGGCGTTACGCAAAGCCGAGCGTCCAAACCGTGTTCAGTTGGCAGCGTTGACCCGCCCGGCGGCGGAAAGCGGAAACGGGCCGCGCAGCCACATCAGTGCCCGCACCCGCAAAGGGATTGAACTGATCCCGCTGGATCATGTGATCTATTTCATCGCTGACCACAAGTACGTGACGCTGCGTCACGAGGACGGCGAAGTGTTGCTGGACGAGCCTCTGAAGGCGCTGGAGGACGAATTTGGTGACCGGTTTGTGCGGATCCACCGCAATGCACTGGTGGCGCGCGAGCGAATCGAGCGACTGCAGCGGACACCACTCGGGCATTTCCAATTGTTCCTCAAAGGGCTTAACGGAGATGCATTGATCGTCAGCCGTCGGCATGTGGCAGGCGTGCGCAGGATGATGCAACAGCTGTAA
- the hemC gene encoding hydroxymethylbilane synthase yields the protein MSPREIRIATRKSALALWQAEYVKARLEQAHPGLLVTLVPMVSRGDKLLDSPLSKIGGKGLFVKELETALLEHEADIAVHSMKDVPMDFPQGLGLFCICEREDPRDAFVSNAYPSLQALPPGSIVGTSSLRRQAQLLARRPDLIIHFLRGNVNTRLAKLDSGEYDAIILAAAGLIRLGFEDRITDAISVQDSLPAGGQGAVGIECRSVDTELHALLAPLHHDDTAVRVTAERALNKHLNGGCQVPIACYAVLEGDQIWLRGLVGDPSGTVLLHAEARAPQVDAQALGVQVAEALLTQGAAKILKAVYGEADET from the coding sequence ATGTCCCCTCGCGAAATCCGCATCGCTACTCGCAAAAGCGCGCTGGCCCTCTGGCAGGCCGAATACGTGAAAGCCCGCCTGGAACAGGCTCACCCCGGATTGCTCGTGACGCTTGTGCCCATGGTGAGCCGTGGCGACAAGCTGCTGGATTCTCCGCTGTCGAAAATCGGCGGCAAAGGGCTGTTCGTCAAGGAGCTGGAAACAGCGCTGCTTGAACATGAAGCCGACATCGCCGTGCATTCCATGAAAGACGTGCCGATGGACTTTCCTCAGGGACTTGGTCTGTTCTGCATCTGCGAGCGCGAAGACCCGCGCGATGCGTTCGTCTCCAACGCTTATCCCAGCCTTCAGGCGCTACCGCCCGGCAGCATCGTCGGCACCTCCAGCCTGCGCCGCCAGGCGCAACTGCTGGCTCGGCGTCCTGATCTGATCATTCATTTCCTTCGTGGCAACGTCAACACGCGACTGGCCAAGCTCGACTCCGGCGAGTACGACGCGATCATTCTGGCCGCCGCTGGCTTGATTCGTCTCGGTTTTGAGGACCGCATCACCGACGCCATCAGTGTCCAAGACAGTCTGCCCGCTGGCGGGCAGGGCGCGGTCGGCATCGAATGCCGCAGTGTCGACACCGAGTTGCATGCCTTGCTGGCGCCGCTGCACCACGACGACACCGCCGTGCGAGTGACCGCCGAGCGAGCGTTGAATAAACATCTGAACGGCGGCTGCCAAGTGCCAATTGCCTGTTATGCCGTGCTGGAAGGCGATCAGATCTGGCTTCGCGGTCTGGTGGGTGATCCTTCCGGAACTGTGCTCCTGCATGCAGAGGCCCGCGCTCCCCAGGTGGATGCTCAAGCCTTGGGCGTCCAGGTAGCTGAAGCGCTTCTGACCCAAGGCGCGGCAAAAATCCTCAAGGCGGTTTACGGTGAGGCTGACGAAACGTGA
- a CDS encoding uroporphyrinogen-III synthase, translated as MSNWRLLLTRPTDECEALAQTLAESGVYSASLPLLDIHPLPATAQHQSVIYGLHQYCAVIVVSKPAARLGLAMLDEVWPQPPIQKWFTVGAATAKILDNYGLSVNFPEQGDDSEALLDLPQLQEAIAGHDPKVLIMRGEDGRELLAERLREQGVTVDYLPLYSRSLPQYPPSTLPDRVQAERLNGLVVSSGQGFQHLRELAGDFWPQLAQLPLFVPSPRVAESARAEGAQNVVDCRGASAAALLAALGEQPEPASQA; from the coding sequence GTGAGCAATTGGCGGCTGTTGCTGACTCGCCCGACTGACGAATGCGAGGCGCTGGCGCAGACGTTGGCAGAGTCTGGCGTGTACAGCGCCAGTCTGCCGTTGCTGGACATCCATCCGCTGCCAGCAACTGCACAGCACCAGTCAGTCATTTACGGCTTGCATCAGTACTGCGCGGTCATCGTTGTCAGCAAGCCCGCTGCGCGCCTTGGCCTTGCGATGCTTGACGAGGTCTGGCCGCAGCCGCCGATTCAAAAGTGGTTCACGGTCGGCGCTGCGACCGCGAAGATTCTCGATAACTATGGCCTTAGCGTGAATTTCCCGGAGCAGGGAGATGACAGCGAAGCGCTGCTGGACTTGCCGCAGTTGCAGGAGGCCATCGCCGGTCATGATCCCAAGGTGCTGATCATGCGCGGCGAAGACGGCCGCGAGCTATTGGCTGAACGCTTGCGTGAACAGGGCGTTACTGTCGACTATTTGCCGCTGTATAGCCGCAGCCTGCCGCAATATCCTCCTTCGACATTGCCGGATCGTGTCCAGGCGGAACGCTTGAACGGGCTGGTGGTCAGCAGTGGACAAGGTTTTCAGCATTTGCGGGAGTTGGCAGGTGATTTTTGGCCACAACTGGCGCAGTTGCCTTTATTCGTACCGAGCCCTCGCGTTGCTGAGTCAGCGCGCGCAGAAGGTGCTCAAAACGTAGTGGATTGCCGTGGCGCGAGTGCTGCGGCTTTGCTGGCGGCGTTAGGGGAACAACCCGAGCCTGCTTCACAGGCGTAG
- a CDS encoding uroporphyrinogen-III C-methyltransferase, producing the protein MSETLLPKDDVEPVLTQKPEPIPGPARKEPSGGRGNGLAILALLLGAAGVAVGGWSVWQLRAIQSGNQQQSSLIQDVGSQTQTLKQDQQSLSARLAQLPGAQELEERRRLVTQLQGDQQRLSQRVETVLGASRKDWRLAEAEHLLRLASLRLSALQDINSAHALVQGADEILREQDDPGAFAAREQLAKSLAALSSVDQPDRTGLYLQLAAVREQAIALNALAPEYKDEGQSLFGLTDGNEDTYWAKWWDQISRFVRIDFNADKNLRPLLAGQSLAQVRLALSLALEQAQWAALNGQAPVYTKAMAEAKSVLDSNFNQDNPQSKFIGAQIEVLAKKPVAVATPDLASSLSAVQAYLAQRHSPVGGALSNQGNSAQQETPQ; encoded by the coding sequence GTGAGCGAGACACTCTTGCCTAAAGATGACGTTGAACCGGTACTGACCCAGAAGCCTGAGCCGATCCCGGGGCCCGCGCGCAAAGAACCCTCGGGCGGGCGCGGTAATGGCCTGGCCATTCTGGCATTGCTGCTGGGCGCCGCCGGCGTTGCGGTTGGCGGCTGGAGTGTCTGGCAATTGCGTGCGATCCAGAGCGGTAATCAACAACAGTCCAGCTTGATCCAGGATGTGGGGTCGCAAACTCAGACGCTCAAGCAGGATCAGCAATCGCTGTCTGCCCGGCTTGCACAATTGCCCGGAGCGCAAGAGCTCGAAGAGCGCCGCCGGCTGGTCACTCAGCTTCAGGGCGATCAGCAACGTTTGAGTCAGCGGGTTGAAACCGTACTGGGTGCCAGCCGCAAGGACTGGCGTCTGGCTGAAGCCGAGCATCTGCTTAGGCTGGCGAGCCTCAGGCTCTCGGCGCTGCAAGATATCAACAGCGCTCATGCGTTGGTTCAGGGCGCAGACGAAATCCTGCGCGAGCAAGACGATCCGGGCGCTTTCGCTGCACGCGAACAGTTGGCGAAAAGCCTTGCGGCGCTCAGCAGTGTCGATCAACCGGACCGCACGGGACTGTATTTGCAGCTGGCGGCCGTCCGCGAGCAAGCCATCGCACTCAATGCGCTGGCGCCGGAATATAAAGACGAAGGTCAGTCGCTGTTCGGCCTGACTGACGGCAACGAAGATACCTACTGGGCGAAATGGTGGGACCAGATCTCCCGTTTCGTACGCATCGACTTCAACGCCGACAAAAACCTGCGTCCGTTGCTGGCCGGTCAAAGCCTTGCCCAAGTACGCCTCGCACTTAGCCTTGCGCTGGAGCAGGCGCAGTGGGCGGCTTTAAATGGTCAGGCGCCGGTTTACACCAAAGCGATGGCCGAGGCGAAGAGCGTACTGGATAGCAATTTCAATCAGGACAACCCGCAAAGCAAATTCATAGGCGCGCAGATAGAAGTGCTGGCTAAGAAGCCGGTTGCTGTGGCGACGCCTGATCTTGCGTCAAGCTTGAGTGCGGTTCAGGCATACCTTGCGCAACGCCATTCGCCGGTCGGCGGGGCGTTGAGCAATCAGGGCAACAGCGCTCAGCAGGAGACTCCTCAATGA
- a CDS encoding heme biosynthesis HemY N-terminal domain-containing protein, whose protein sequence is MKRAYLIVFVAIIIAAFVGLAVSEHAGYVLISYDQFRYESSLWALLALLVVVWLVIWVIRAVVGVLTTSGKVVNPWSNRNRSRRVQSSIEQGQLDLAEGRWASAQRHLQRAAEAERQPLLYYLGAARAANEQGLYEESDSLLERALERQPQAELAIALNHAQLQLDRGDTDGALAALQAMQERHPHNAQVLRQLQRVYRQRGEWSQLIRLMPELRKDKVLPAQELAELERRAWGENLSLAAYRDQVDETGLTGLPALENAWKQLTSAQRQEPALVLAYAEQLRRLGADTQAEEVLRAAMKRDYNTHLARLYGLVRGGDPSRQLQTAEGWLKNHPDDPGLLLTLGRLCLQSSLWGKARDYLEASLRLQRNPEACAELARLLGQLGETERSNQLFQEGLGLLDERLLARPLPALSGA, encoded by the coding sequence ATGAAGCGTGCTTACCTGATTGTGTTCGTGGCAATCATCATCGCCGCCTTCGTTGGGCTTGCCGTCTCTGAGCACGCAGGCTACGTACTCATCTCTTACGATCAGTTCCGTTATGAGTCGAGCCTATGGGCGCTGTTGGCGTTACTGGTGGTTGTGTGGTTGGTGATCTGGGTGATTCGTGCCGTGGTCGGTGTGCTGACGACTTCCGGGAAGGTGGTCAATCCTTGGTCAAATCGTAATCGAAGCCGTCGCGTGCAATCGTCAATCGAGCAGGGGCAGCTTGATCTGGCCGAGGGGCGCTGGGCCAGCGCTCAGCGGCATTTGCAGCGGGCTGCGGAAGCTGAGCGTCAGCCGCTGCTGTACTACCTGGGTGCCGCTCGTGCTGCCAACGAGCAGGGCCTCTATGAAGAGAGCGACAGCCTGCTTGAACGTGCGCTTGAGCGTCAGCCGCAGGCCGAGCTGGCCATTGCACTCAATCATGCGCAGCTTCAGCTGGATCGTGGCGACACCGACGGAGCGCTCGCCGCCTTGCAGGCCATGCAAGAGCGTCACCCGCATAACGCGCAGGTGCTGCGGCAGCTACAGAGGGTTTATCGTCAGCGAGGTGAGTGGTCACAACTGATTCGTCTGATGCCCGAGTTGCGCAAGGACAAGGTCTTGCCTGCTCAAGAGCTCGCAGAGCTTGAGCGTCGCGCCTGGGGCGAAAACCTTTCGCTGGCAGCCTATCGTGATCAGGTCGATGAAACGGGCCTCACCGGCTTGCCAGCACTGGAAAACGCTTGGAAGCAGCTTACGTCTGCGCAGCGGCAGGAGCCTGCGTTGGTGCTGGCGTATGCCGAACAACTCCGCCGACTGGGCGCCGATACGCAGGCAGAAGAAGTATTGCGCGCCGCCATGAAGCGCGACTACAACACCCATTTGGCGCGCCTGTATGGGCTGGTCCGTGGTGGCGATCCTTCCCGGCAGTTGCAGACAGCGGAAGGGTGGCTCAAGAATCATCCTGATGATCCAGGATTGTTGCTGACGCTGGGCCGGCTGTGTCTGCAAAGCAGTCTGTGGGGCAAGGCGCGCGATTATCTTGAGGCCAGTCTTCGCCTTCAGCGCAACCCGGAGGCGTGCGCCGAGCTGGCACGGTTGCTCGGGCAGTTGGGTGAGACAGAGCGCAGCAATCAACTTTTTCAGGAAGGATTGGGCTTGCTGGACGAACGTTTATTGGCCCGTCCGCTTCCGGCATTGAGTGGCGCCTGA
- a CDS encoding disulfide bond formation protein B, with protein MAFVSCALCLGAAFYFDMRLGPSLSPFCLVQRGLYVAYGVLCLLAVVHAPRISGWRVYAGLMLIISISGALIAGRQVFLQAFAPDDIVACQANLQFMLDTQPFLKVLGMVLSGNIGCAEITWSFFGISIPEWSLLAFTGLGVFALRHVFIGLRWLGATASGAED; from the coding sequence ATGGCATTTGTTTCCTGTGCATTGTGCTTAGGGGCCGCGTTCTATTTTGATATGCGTCTCGGGCCGTCGCTGAGCCCATTTTGTCTGGTTCAACGAGGCCTCTACGTAGCCTACGGCGTGTTATGCCTGCTGGCCGTTGTGCACGCGCCGCGCATTTCGGGTTGGCGCGTTTATGCCGGCTTGATGCTGATCATCTCAATCTCTGGCGCTTTGATTGCCGGCCGCCAAGTGTTTCTGCAGGCCTTTGCGCCCGACGATATCGTGGCGTGCCAGGCCAATTTGCAATTCATGCTTGATACTCAGCCCTTTCTGAAAGTCCTTGGCATGGTGCTGAGCGGCAATATTGGATGCGCCGAAATCACTTGGTCATTTTTTGGCATCAGCATTCCCGAGTGGAGCCTGCTGGCCTTTACGGGCCTCGGCGTGTTCGCGCTACGGCATGTTTTTATCGGGCTGCGGTGGCTGGGAGCAACGGCGTCGGGTGCCGAGGATTAA
- the rsd gene encoding sigma D regulator encodes MLESCQNAQERWGGVHKLIDRWLQDRNELIRSYDALGDTPEALAADRKGLQTFCELLVDYVSAGHFEVYEQLNREARAFNDERGLELADTIYPRLNVITKTALAFNDRCDKGDCSDCSAVAVEFNTLGGLLHERFELEDCLIEVLHNAHKEQDAAVQA; translated from the coding sequence ATGCTGGAAAGTTGTCAGAATGCTCAGGAACGCTGGGGCGGGGTTCACAAGTTGATTGATCGCTGGTTACAGGATCGCAACGAGCTGATCCGGTCTTACGATGCACTGGGGGATACACCGGAAGCATTGGCCGCCGACCGAAAGGGGCTACAGACTTTTTGCGAGCTGTTGGTCGATTACGTATCTGCAGGGCACTTTGAGGTCTACGAGCAACTGAATAGAGAGGCCAGGGCGTTCAACGACGAGCGCGGTCTTGAGCTTGCTGACACCATCTATCCACGTTTGAACGTCATCACCAAAACTGCTCTTGCCTTTAATGACAGGTGTGACAAAGGTGACTGCTCGGATTGTTCGGCAGTGGCTGTAGAGTTCAACACGCTGGGCGGTCTGCTGCATGAGCGCTTCGAGCTGGAAGATTGCTTGATCGAAGTGCTGCACAACGCTCACAAAGAACAGGACGCCGCTGTTCAGGCGTGA
- a CDS encoding FKBP-type peptidyl-prolyl cis-trans isomerase, whose protein sequence is MSRYLLTSLFLLLPLAHAADAPSDNAHDLAYSLGASLGERLRQEAPGLQLQALIDGLQQAYQNKPLAIKQERIEQILSDHDAAVAQAETSGQPEPQTEAALKEERRFMDIEKAKPGVRVIADGILVTELTPGSGPKPDINGRAQVKYVGRLPDGTIFDQSAAPQWFRLDSVIAGWTTALQEMPVGAKWHLVIPSAQAYGAEGAGDLIDPYTPLVFDIELISVSQ, encoded by the coding sequence ATGTCGCGCTACCTGTTAACGTCGTTGTTCCTCTTGCTACCCCTCGCACACGCCGCAGATGCTCCCTCCGACAACGCCCACGATCTGGCGTACAGCCTGGGGGCGAGTCTGGGCGAGCGGCTGCGCCAGGAGGCGCCGGGTCTTCAACTGCAAGCGTTGATTGACGGGTTGCAGCAGGCGTATCAGAACAAACCGCTGGCGATCAAACAGGAACGCATCGAGCAAATTCTCAGCGATCACGATGCAGCCGTTGCCCAGGCGGAGACCTCCGGACAGCCAGAGCCTCAAACCGAAGCTGCGCTGAAAGAGGAACGGCGCTTCATGGACATCGAAAAGGCCAAGCCCGGCGTGCGCGTAATCGCGGACGGGATTCTCGTCACAGAGCTGACGCCGGGCTCAGGCCCCAAGCCCGACATCAATGGTCGCGCGCAGGTCAAATACGTTGGCCGATTGCCTGACGGTACGATCTTTGACCAAAGCGCCGCACCTCAATGGTTTCGCCTCGACAGCGTGATCGCCGGCTGGACAACCGCGCTCCAGGAAATGCCGGTTGGCGCCAAGTGGCATTTGGTAATTCCTTCAGCACAAGCCTATGGGGCTGAGGGTGCGGGCGACCTGATCGATCCCTACACACCGCTCGTATTCGACATCGAGCTGATTTCGGTCTCTCAGTAA
- a CDS encoding AlgP family protein gives MSAKKKPVNTPLHLLQQLSSSLLEHLENACTQALADAEKLLAKLEKQRGKAQEKLHKSRTKLQDAATAGKAKAQSKAKEGVAALESLLDALKDRQTETRAYILELKHDAQESLKLAQGVGHVKEAVGKVLSDRAAKPGPAKHGAKSAPKPPAPGKAKPPAKSPVKPISKTGAATPPAKPAAKPLAKPAAAKAPVTKAASKPAAKPAAKSSAAAKSSATAVTAKAPAKAASATKPAAAKPAVKAPAASAAAKSAVKAPAKAAAKPAAKTAAAKSASAKPAARKAAAKPAVAKATPAAAKPAAANASSPTPAASPAPAAPATGSTSGNAS, from the coding sequence ATGTCGGCCAAAAAGAAGCCAGTAAATACCCCGTTGCATTTGCTCCAACAGCTCTCCAGTAGCTTGCTCGAACACTTGGAAAATGCGTGCACCCAAGCGCTGGCTGATGCTGAAAAACTGCTCGCCAAGCTCGAAAAGCAGCGTGGCAAGGCGCAGGAAAAGCTGCACAAATCGCGCACCAAGCTTCAGGACGCGGCCACTGCCGGAAAGGCCAAGGCGCAGTCCAAGGCAAAAGAGGGCGTCGCAGCACTTGAATCACTGCTTGATGCTCTGAAAGACCGTCAGACTGAAACCCGTGCATACATTCTCGAGCTTAAGCACGATGCCCAGGAAAGCCTGAAGCTGGCACAGGGCGTGGGCCATGTGAAAGAGGCCGTGGGTAAGGTGCTGAGTGACCGCGCTGCAAAACCTGGCCCTGCCAAGCACGGCGCCAAGTCTGCTCCCAAGCCGCCTGCTCCTGGTAAAGCCAAACCACCTGCTAAATCGCCTGTTAAGCCAATTTCAAAAACCGGTGCAGCAACTCCTCCGGCAAAACCGGCTGCCAAGCCCTTGGCCAAACCCGCTGCTGCCAAAGCGCCGGTGACCAAAGCTGCTAGCAAGCCAGCGGCTAAACCTGCTGCCAAATCATCCGCGGCTGCAAAATCCTCAGCGACGGCTGTGACTGCCAAGGCACCGGCTAAAGCCGCCTCGGCCACCAAGCCCGCAGCCGCCAAGCCTGCCGTGAAAGCGCCGGCTGCCAGCGCTGCTGCGAAGTCCGCGGTCAAAGCGCCCGCTAAAGCTGCGGCCAAACCCGCTGCGAAAACTGCGGCAGCCAAATCTGCCAGTGCCAAGCCTGCGGCACGCAAAGCTGCTGCGAAGCCAGCTGTAGCCAAGGCAACCCCTGCTGCTGCCAAGCCGGCTGCGGCGAATGCTTCGTCGCCAACGCCTGCTGCGTCACCCGCTCCGGCCGCGCCTGCAACCGGTTCTACATCGGGCAACGCTTCCTGA
- a CDS encoding TIGR02444 family protein, with protein sequence MPSDLWSFTQDFYARQGVEQACLALQASGANVCAVLCGVWLARRGVALDDQRVLEIGQLATPWDNQVVQPLRALRTRWKAESVGDAEWGLLRERVKALELDAERILLSRLQGLAQDWPRQLPQGAGAWLSAVAGDAAIANNHDALHVLRVVADSL encoded by the coding sequence ATGCCCTCAGACCTTTGGAGTTTCACCCAGGATTTCTACGCAAGGCAGGGGGTCGAGCAAGCTTGCCTGGCGCTTCAAGCCAGTGGGGCTAACGTGTGTGCGGTGTTATGCGGGGTGTGGCTGGCACGAAGAGGCGTGGCGTTGGACGATCAGCGAGTGCTGGAAATCGGACAATTGGCGACGCCTTGGGACAATCAGGTCGTACAGCCGCTGAGGGCATTGCGCACACGCTGGAAGGCGGAGTCCGTCGGTGACGCAGAATGGGGACTGTTACGAGAGCGCGTGAAAGCACTTGAGCTAGACGCTGAACGGATACTGCTGTCACGACTGCAAGGCCTCGCCCAGGATTGGCCGAGGCAGCTCCCGCAGGGAGCAGGCGCCTGGCTGAGCGCGGTTGCGGGCGATGCGGCCATCGCTAACAACCATGACGCGCTGCACGTGCTGCGCGTCGTGGCGGATTCCCTCTAA